A genomic region of Papaver somniferum cultivar HN1 chromosome 7, ASM357369v1, whole genome shotgun sequence contains the following coding sequences:
- the LOC113300056 gene encoding polygalacturonase 1 beta-like protein 3: MNRLHFLFSFLLLFSSSFLYVNGEKNPFTAKASLIRYWNLKISNNLPKPTFLISKASPLNAVDSSFYTKLADQNSLSPHLPSFCSSANLMCMTDLTPSLSKHSDDVSFTKYSERNFTNYGTNRLGGVDSFKNYSDDQNLAADSFRRYSRDSVGHSDKFSNYQPDGNVADTSFNSYATKATGGSGDFNNYNPNKNVPNLKFTSYADEGNGRVQEFTHYTDNVNAGDEKFTSYGKNGNAVTSGFSSYGKSSNVMGSTFQNYGESGNAANDSFTSYAFDTNNPQNNFNNYGAEGNAATEKFTSYRDQANVGDDSFTSYAKKSNSAKVDFINYGKSFNEGSDKFSGYGQKASNQQIGFAIYGINNSFTDYKDKKSISFAQYTKRTSSGIITSSLMDGHGHGHSGSTVNRWVEPGKFFRESNLKSGNVMPMPDIRDKMPKRSFLPRSISSKLPFSSSKISELKSIFHADENSTMEGILKNTVGECERVPSEGETKKCVGSIEDMIDFATSVLGQNVVVRSTESVKGSKQDIMIGQVKGINGGQVTKSVSCHQSLYPYLVYYCHSVPKVRVYEAEILDAKTKEKINKGTAICHVDTSSWSPTHGAFLALGSQPGKIEVCHWIFENDMTWARAD, encoded by the coding sequence ATGAACAGACtccattttcttttctcttttcttcttctcttttcatcGTCATTTCTTTATGTAAATGGAGAGAAGAACCCATTTACAGCAAAAGCTTCGTTGATTCGTTATTGGAATCTAAAGATTTCCAATAATCTACCAAAACCCACTTTTCTAATCTCAAAAGCATCACCGTTGAATGCTGTAGATTCATCATTTTATACCAAACTAGCTGATCAAAACTCATTATCACCTCACTTGCCATCTTTCTGTTCATCAGCGAATTTGATGTGTATGACCGATTTAACCCCGAGTTTATCAAAGCACAGTGACGATGTTTCCTTCACTAAATACTCTGAGAGAAACTTCACCAATTACGGTACAAATCGACTCGGTGGTGTCGACTCGTTCAAGAACTACTCGGATGATCAAAACCTGGCAGCTGACTCGTTCAGAAGATACAGTCGTGACTCAGTTGGTCATTCAGACAAATTCTCGAATTACCAACCTGATGGAAATGTTGCTGATACTAGTTTCAATAGTTACGCAACTAAAGCCACTGGTGGTTCTGGCGACTTCAACAATTACAACCCCAATAAAAACGTACCCAATCTTAAATTCACCAGTTACGCCGATGAGGGAAACGGTCGAGTTCAGGAATTTACGCATTATACAGATAACGTTAATGCTGGAGATGAGAAATttactagttatggtaaaaatggtAATGCAGTTACCAGTGGGTTTTCGAGTTATGGTAAAAGCTCCAATGTAATGGGTTCTACTTTTCAGAATTATGGTGAGTCAGGTAATGCTGCCAATGATTCATTTACTTCTTATGCTTTCGATACAAATAACCCACAGAATAATTTCAACAACTATGGTGCTGAGGGAAATGCTGCTACTGAGAAATTCACTAGTTACAGAGATCAAGCAAATGTAGGTGATGATTCTTTTACATCTTATGCTAAGAAATCTAATTCTGCAAAAGTCGACTTTATAAATTATGGGAAATCTTTCAACGAAGGTAGTGATAAGTTCTCTGGGTATGGCCAAAAAGCAAGTAATCAGCAGATTGGGTTTGCGATTTATGGTATTAACAATTCTTTTActgattataaagataaaaaaagtaTTTCTTTTGCTCAATATACTAAGAGAACTTCTTCTGGGATTATTACTAGCTCATTGATGGATGGTCATGGTCATGGTCACAGTGGCAGTACCGTAAATAGATGGGTTGAACCAGGTAAATTCTTCAGAGAGTCGAATTTGAAGAGTGGAAATGTTATGCCAATGCCTGATATCAGAGATAAGATGCCCAAAAGATCATTTTTGCCCCGGTCAATTTCATCCAAATTGCCGTTTTCATCTTCGAAAATTTCGGAACTGAAGTCCATTTTCCATGCTGATGAGAATTCAACAATGGAAGGGATTTTGAAAAATACGGTGGGTGAATGTGAGAGAGTTCCAAGTGAAGGTGAAACGAAAAAATGTGTTGGTTCGATTGAAGACATGATAGATTTTGCAACATCAGTGTTGGGTCAAAATGTTGTTGTGAGAAGTACCGAGTCAGTAAAAGGGTCAAAACAAGATATTATGATTGGTCAAGTCAAAGGAATCAATGGTGGTCAAGTGACGAAATCTGTTTCTTGTCATCAGAGTTTATATCCTTATTTGGTTTATTACTGTCATTCTGTTCCTAAAGTCAGGGTTTACGAAGCTGAGATTTTGGATGCAAAGActaaagagaagatcaacaaAGGTACTGCTATTTGTCATGTGGATACATCTTCTTGGAGTCCAACGCATGGAGCATTTTTGGCTTTAGGATCACAGCCAGGAAAGATTGAAGTTTGTCATTGGATCTTTGAGAATGATATGACTTGGGCTAGAGCCGATTAA